One Chloroflexota bacterium DNA segment encodes these proteins:
- a CDS encoding ISL3 family transposase: MPSTRTLTTNLLPLAHGLRLEDVSIGPGQIVAILVTMSPRGTCPVCGTWSEAVHSLYERTIADLPWGQQTVQLRLRVRKFFCRQPTCSRRIFTERLPAVVAPYARRSRRLTEVVRLLAFALGGELGARIVERLGMATSPATLLRLIRRTAVVAARTPRVLGGDDWAMRKRHTYGTILVDLEQHRLVDLLPDRTAATLAAWLQDRPGVEIVSRDRSGTYAEGVARGAPDAVQVADRFHLTKNLGEAVVQVLERHRADLREVIVPSEASPQPAGGRPPTADLTRETPTLGVSRQTWSQRRQQARRSQRVARYERMLALRERGLPIAAIAQELGVARRTIHRWLAVGSFSERTPRRRPPSPLAPFAEYLTSRWAEGCHNGMQLWREVCEQGYAGPRYRIWEVVQRLRAGLSAFAESGSESRQTPAPRSRPLSPRQVVGIVLRRPTDRTVVEQQVLGQVIERCPDARVAYDLSERFLSLLRERQAASLAAWLTDATQSGLPEFQHLASGLLTDQAAVAAAAALSYSNGQTEGQVNKLKVLKRQMYGRAKFDLLKLRLLNIA; the protein is encoded by the coding sequence ATGCCAAGCACTCGTACCCTCACCACCAACCTGCTCCCACTCGCTCACGGCCTCCGGCTCGAAGACGTGTCGATCGGACCGGGCCAGATCGTCGCCATCCTGGTCACCATGTCACCTCGAGGCACCTGCCCGGTGTGCGGCACTTGGTCCGAAGCGGTTCACAGCTTGTACGAGCGGACGATCGCTGACCTGCCCTGGGGCCAGCAGACGGTGCAGCTCCGGCTTCGAGTCCGCAAGTTCTTCTGCCGCCAGCCGACCTGTTCACGTCGCATCTTCACCGAGCGGCTGCCAGCCGTGGTGGCGCCCTACGCGCGCCGCAGCAGACGTCTGACTGAGGTCGTCCGTCTGTTGGCGTTTGCTCTGGGTGGCGAGCTCGGGGCCAGGATCGTCGAGCGCCTGGGGATGGCGACCAGTCCAGCCACGTTGCTCCGCCTGATCCGGCGTACGGCAGTGGTCGCGGCTCGCACACCACGCGTCCTCGGAGGCGACGACTGGGCGATGCGGAAGCGCCATACCTATGGGACCATCCTGGTCGATCTGGAGCAGCATCGGCTGGTCGACCTGCTGCCAGACCGGACGGCTGCGACCCTGGCAGCCTGGTTGCAGGACCGTCCTGGGGTCGAGATCGTCAGTCGGGATCGGAGCGGCACCTACGCCGAGGGCGTCGCGCGAGGTGCGCCTGACGCCGTGCAGGTGGCCGACCGTTTTCACCTGACGAAGAACCTGGGGGAGGCCGTTGTCCAAGTGCTGGAGCGCCATCGGGCCGACCTCCGTGAGGTGATCGTCCCATCAGAGGCGTCGCCGCAGCCAGCGGGAGGCAGACCGCCGACGGCCGACCTGACCAGGGAGACTCCGACCCTCGGGGTGTCACGCCAGACCTGGTCGCAGCGGCGCCAGCAGGCGCGGCGGTCCCAGCGGGTCGCGCGCTACGAGCGGATGCTCGCCTTGCGGGAGCGAGGTCTGCCGATCGCGGCGATCGCTCAGGAGTTGGGCGTGGCGCGACGCACGATCCATCGCTGGCTGGCGGTGGGGAGCTTCTCGGAGCGCACACCACGGCGTCGACCGCCGAGCCCACTCGCCCCATTCGCCGAGTACCTGACCAGCCGGTGGGCCGAAGGGTGCCACAACGGCATGCAGCTCTGGCGGGAGGTGTGCGAGCAAGGGTATGCCGGCCCCCGCTACCGGATCTGGGAGGTGGTGCAGCGGCTCCGCGCGGGGCTGTCGGCGTTCGCCGAGTCGGGCAGCGAGTCACGACAGACCCCAGCACCACGCTCGCGACCACTGAGCCCACGCCAGGTGGTCGGCATCGTCCTGCGCCGCCCGACCGATCGCACGGTCGTGGAGCAGCAGGTGCTCGGACAGGTCATCGAGCGGTGTCCCGATGCGCGCGTCGCGTACGACCTGTCTGAGCGTTTCCTGTCCTTGCTGCGCGAACGCCAGGCCGCTTCACTGGCGGCGTGGCTGACTGACGCCACCCAGAGCGGGCTCCCAGAGTTTCAGCACCTCGCCTCCGGACTGCTGACCGATCAGGCGGCGGTCGCTGCTGCGGCGGCCCTGTCCTACAGCAACGGCCAGACCGAGGGCCAGGTGAACAAGCTCAAGGTCCTGAAACGGCAGATGTACGGCCGAGCCAAGTTCGACCTCCTCAAGCTCCGCCTCCTGAACATCGCCTGA